In Methanobacterium sp., a genomic segment contains:
- the dapA gene encoding 4-hydroxy-tetrahydrodipicolinate synthase, which produces MKLEGTTVAMVTPFTREDTVDEEGMRENMNYLLERGVNGLLAAGTTGESATITHQEQKKMMEILVDEVKGKVAAVAGAGSNSSKEALDLVKYAEDIGADYALVITPYYNKPQQHGLYEHYKMLSDSVNIPIIVYNVPSRTGTDIDVETIGRVAQLDNIVAIKEANPDLDKVSQTIHTLKNLGQDDFMVLSGNDNLTLPMICQGCKGVISVVGNVDPARMSEMVKKALEGDFKGAQDLHYELYDLMKVLFVESNPVPAKGALNMMGRPAGHVRMPLAPLKDESQEKLKKVLLDLQLI; this is translated from the coding sequence ATGAAATTGGAAGGTACCACAGTTGCTATGGTAACCCCCTTCACCCGTGAAGACACGGTAGATGAAGAGGGAATGCGGGAGAACATGAATTATCTCCTAGAGAGAGGTGTAAATGGCCTACTGGCCGCCGGAACCACCGGTGAGTCTGCCACCATAACTCACCAGGAACAGAAGAAAATGATGGAGATCCTGGTGGATGAGGTGAAGGGCAAGGTGGCTGCAGTGGCTGGCGCAGGTAGCAACTCCTCCAAAGAAGCACTCGACCTGGTTAAATACGCAGAAGATATCGGTGCAGACTACGCACTGGTGATAACACCTTACTATAACAAACCCCAACAACACGGACTTTATGAACACTATAAAATGTTATCGGACTCAGTGAACATTCCCATTATAGTTTACAATGTCCCCTCCCGTACCGGAACTGATATTGATGTGGAAACCATTGGACGTGTTGCCCAGCTCGATAACATTGTAGCTATTAAAGAAGCAAACCCCGATCTGGACAAGGTCTCCCAGACTATTCATACACTTAAAAATCTGGGACAGGATGATTTCATGGTCTTGTCTGGCAATGACAACCTCACCCTTCCCATGATCTGTCAGGGATGTAAAGGAGTCATCAGTGTGGTGGGTAATGTAGACCCGGCACGCATGAGTGAAATGGTGAAAAAAGCCCTGGAAGGAGACTTTAAAGGAGCTCAGGATCTTCATTATGAGTTATACGACTTAATGAAGGTTCTCTTTGTTGAGTCCAATCCAGTGCCAGCCAAGGGAGCACTTAACATGATGGGTAGGCCTGCTGGTCATGTGCGCATGCCTCTGGCTCCATTAAAAGATGAAAGCCAGGAGAAACTTAAGAAGGTACTCCTGGATCTGCAGTTGATCTAA
- a CDS encoding shikimate kinase yields the protein MKAIVRSPGSATVINAISTGCGSAFGIKLYVTAEASLKSSKRTFKADRDVATTLMEICVDKVLEKFNVETGINIKTSSTLPVASGLSSSSATSNAVVLATYYALVNDGLIPDGSLNDSDILNLAIDASLEAGVTITGAFDDASASFFGGLTITHNPRREIFHQGPLEEQNILIYMPNRKSPTAQSDVGRMKLLAPWVKIAFQEALKGNVYEALTLNGILYSAALSFDAGIALDALNSGALAAGLSGTGPSFVAIVPEKNISDVQEAWTSYPGRVILTQVDNVGTKVVDHG from the coding sequence TTGAAAGCAATTGTCCGATCCCCCGGGTCAGCTACTGTAATTAATGCTATATCAACGGGTTGCGGATCTGCGTTTGGTATAAAGCTTTATGTGACTGCAGAAGCCAGTTTAAAATCATCAAAAAGAACATTTAAAGCAGATAGGGATGTTGCCACCACGCTCATGGAGATCTGTGTAGACAAAGTGCTGGAAAAATTCAATGTAGAGACAGGAATCAATATAAAGACCAGTTCCACTCTACCGGTGGCTTCTGGACTTTCCAGTAGCAGTGCCACCTCCAATGCTGTGGTGCTGGCCACATACTATGCTCTGGTGAATGATGGCCTAATTCCAGATGGTAGCTTAAATGATTCAGATATACTTAACTTGGCCATTGATGCTTCATTGGAGGCTGGTGTTACCATCACTGGTGCATTTGATGATGCCAGTGCCTCCTTTTTTGGGGGTCTTACCATCACTCACAATCCACGGAGAGAGATCTTCCACCAGGGCCCCCTGGAGGAGCAAAATATATTAATATACATGCCCAATAGAAAGTCACCTACTGCCCAATCTGATGTAGGTAGGATGAAACTTCTGGCCCCCTGGGTAAAAATTGCATTCCAGGAAGCACTCAAGGGCAACGTATATGAAGCTCTGACCTTAAACGGAATTTTATATAGCGCCGCACTTAGTTTTGATGCTGGAATTGCTTTGGATGCCTTAAATTCCGGTGCATTGGCCGCAGGTCTTTCAGGAACTGGTCCCTCATTTGTAGCCATCGTTCCTGAAAAGAATATAAGCGATGTTCAGGAAGCATGGACTTCGTATCCTGGAAGAGTTATATTAACTCAGGTGGACAACGTGGGAACCAAGGTGGTTGACCATGGATAG
- a CDS encoding MJ0307 family thioredoxin has product MQVLKNEVKNMVVKVEVFTSPSCPYCPMAIEVVNEVEKDMPGVLEVEKIDIMVDREKAVEYGLMAVPAIALNGVVRFVGAPAKEELVKAIEEEKTGK; this is encoded by the coding sequence ATTCAAGTCTTAAAAAATGAGGTGAAAAATATGGTTGTCAAAGTAGAAGTATTCACATCTCCTTCCTGTCCCTACTGTCCCATGGCTATTGAAGTTGTAAACGAAGTTGAAAAAGACATGCCTGGTGTTCTAGAAGTTGAAAAAATTGACATCATGGTTGACCGGGAAAAAGCAGTTGAATATGGACTCATGGCAGTGCCTGCCATTGCTTTAAATGGAGTAGTGCGTTTTGTGGGCGCTCCAGCTAAAGAAGAACTGGTAAAGGCCATAGAAGAAGAGAAAACCGGGAAATAA
- a CDS encoding chorismate mutase, giving the protein MDRAEALQLLESSRKKIDILDEEIIKLIKERTSLATDIYQAKIVLGMEIHDPEREEFIHHKIREIAKEQEIDKDSLTQITMILTDLSKKEQQKIQGGKKHG; this is encoded by the coding sequence ATGGATAGGGCAGAAGCGTTACAACTCTTGGAAAGCTCTCGGAAGAAAATAGATATACTGGATGAGGAAATAATAAAGCTCATTAAAGAGCGAACTTCCCTGGCAACTGATATTTACCAGGCCAAAATAGTTCTGGGAATGGAAATTCATGATCCAGAAAGGGAAGAATTTATCCACCATAAGATCCGAGAAATAGCTAAAGAGCAGGAAATAGATAAAGACAGTCTCACCCAGATCACTATGATACTGACGGATTTGAGCAAAAAAGAACAACAGAAAATTCAAGGAGGTAAAAAGCATGGGTAA
- the dapB gene encoding 4-hydroxy-tetrahydrodipicolinate reductase, producing the protein MIDVAVTGAGGRMGSMIINTILEQDDMQVVAAIEAPNTPLEGRDVGEVMGIGPINVPIVGAEKLSSTLNVKKPDVLVDFTIAVAAVGTIKTTAESGVNLVVGTTGFTEEQMKSNQSAIENNQVGAVISPNMAVGVNVFFKVVEELAAILTDYDVEIIEAHHKHKKDAPSGTAVKAAELIAGVLNRNLDEVGVYGREGMVGERTPEEIGIHAVRGGDIVGDHTVLFAGDGERLEIVHRAGTRQAFVNGVIKAIRYVVTAEKGKISNMDDVLGL; encoded by the coding sequence ATGATAGATGTGGCAGTAACTGGTGCCGGTGGAAGAATGGGGTCCATGATCATCAACACCATCCTCGAGCAGGATGACATGCAGGTGGTGGCAGCCATAGAAGCTCCTAACACACCCCTGGAAGGGCGTGATGTAGGTGAAGTTATGGGAATTGGACCCATTAACGTACCCATAGTGGGGGCAGAAAAACTTAGCAGTACACTGAATGTAAAAAAACCAGACGTACTGGTGGATTTCACTATTGCCGTGGCAGCAGTAGGTACCATAAAAACAACAGCTGAATCAGGTGTTAATCTGGTGGTGGGTACAACTGGTTTCACAGAAGAACAGATGAAATCTAACCAGTCCGCTATAGAAAATAATCAGGTAGGGGCGGTTATATCCCCTAACATGGCAGTGGGAGTAAACGTCTTCTTTAAGGTGGTGGAAGAACTGGCTGCCATACTCACAGATTACGATGTGGAGATCATCGAAGCACACCACAAACATAAAAAAGACGCACCATCCGGAACTGCAGTGAAGGCCGCAGAACTCATAGCAGGAGTCCTAAACCGTAACCTGGATGAAGTGGGCGTTTATGGCCGGGAAGGGATGGTGGGTGAGCGAACACCTGAAGAAATCGGAATCCACGCAGTTCGCGGTGGAGACATAGTGGGAGACCACACAGTTCTATTCGCCGGAGATGGAGAAAGACTGGAAATCGTACACCGTGCAGGCACCAGGCAGGCATTTGTCAATGGTGTGATCAAGGCCATCCGCTATGTGGTGACAGCTGAAAAGGGTAAGATAAGTAATATGGATGATGTTCTGGGATTATGA
- a CDS encoding 30S ribosomal protein S17e gives MGNIRTSFVKRTAKELIETYPGKFTTDFDENKKLVQEFSTVSTKHLRNKIAGYVTRLVKNNYF, from the coding sequence ATGGGTAACATTAGAACATCATTCGTTAAAAGAACAGCCAAAGAGCTGATTGAAACTTATCCCGGTAAATTCACCACAGATTTCGATGAAAATAAGAAGTTAGTGCAGGAATTCTCCACTGTAAGTACCAAACATCTGCGAAACAAAATCGCAGGTTACGTAACTCGATTGGTTAAAAATAATTACTTCTAA
- the sppA gene encoding signal peptide peptidase SppA — translation MDKNTQLILGIVGGGFLILVVIFIAILSLLGNEEVTSSTSFGNTVAVIPVQGEIAYGESSILGSSIVTPQSVTEGIKQAEEDSSVSAIVLDVNSPGGSPVASEEIMNVVKNSSKPVVVWISDIGASGAYLVASPADKIVASPSSIVGSIGVILSLTDLSGLYQKIGVNQYAIKAGEYKDIGASYRNLTPEEAEMLQEMVDQDYEYFINQVAENRKLDVNYVRTIAEGKIYTGTQAKDLKLVDETGDREKAIESAARLGGIQGNYDVVTITPTETLSDIIKGYSANFAYALGKGIGSLLNEGSVESSVDYSIR, via the coding sequence ATGGATAAGAATACTCAGCTGATTTTAGGTATTGTGGGAGGGGGATTTTTAATCCTTGTAGTTATTTTTATTGCTATTTTATCACTCTTAGGAAACGAGGAAGTCACCAGTAGCACTAGCTTTGGAAACACCGTGGCAGTCATACCAGTACAGGGTGAAATTGCATATGGAGAGTCCAGTATTTTGGGAAGTTCAATTGTAACCCCCCAATCTGTCACTGAGGGTATTAAACAGGCTGAAGAAGACAGTTCTGTCAGTGCCATAGTCCTGGATGTTAACAGTCCTGGTGGTTCACCAGTGGCCAGTGAAGAGATCATGAACGTCGTTAAAAACTCCAGTAAACCAGTGGTGGTGTGGATCAGTGATATTGGTGCTTCTGGTGCTTACTTGGTTGCCTCACCTGCGGATAAAATCGTTGCCAGCCCATCATCCATTGTGGGTAGTATTGGAGTTATTCTCAGTTTAACCGATCTATCTGGACTTTACCAGAAGATCGGAGTCAATCAGTACGCCATTAAAGCAGGGGAATATAAAGATATAGGTGCTTCATACCGTAATTTAACCCCTGAAGAAGCGGAAATGTTACAGGAAATGGTGGACCAGGATTATGAATACTTCATTAACCAGGTGGCCGAGAATCGTAAATTGGATGTAAACTATGTGCGAACTATTGCCGAAGGAAAAATATACACCGGAACCCAGGCCAAAGATTTGAAACTGGTGGATGAAACTGGTGACCGGGAAAAAGCAATTGAATCAGCGGCCAGACTGGGTGGTATCCAGGGAAATTACGATGTAGTTACCATCACCCCCACTGAGACATTATCCGATATTATTAAAGGTTATTCTGCCAATTTTGCCTATGCTCTGGGTAAGGGAATTGGAAGTTTACTCAATGAAGGCTCTGTGGAAAGCTCAGTGGATTACAGTATACGATGA
- a CDS encoding oligosaccharide flippase family protein — translation MQEYKTFLKKIGLLGITTILVSLNPLILLPILTQNLTTLEYGVWVQYTITITIIPAIAVLGLPYTMVRFLSPHQSRGEIQEVFYSVGFTVVLGSLLMAIIFLLSSTFLAKNLFNGNMFAAVFLPISIFLNGLTLLFFDFFRTFQEMKKYSLFSLAQAYIAVILVAILVLTGGGINSAIMGLVISQLILIFAMYILILRKIGFKIPLFSNLREYLNFGLPTIPTNLSFWILDITDRYLIGLFLGLSFVSYYSAAYLLGNIISLIMSPFYTLLLPNLALYHAQGRIGKIRTLLNYSIKLFLILSIPLFFLISILSQPILKVLSTQEIAFGGYFITPILALGGIFFGLYGIMSQVIILERKTRITGNLWIICAVSNLVMDITFGFYWGIIGIALTSLLVYIFAFTITLYYSYNYIRPHLYGWFLVKSIFTGTMMSLILIIFNPQKPLDIILASILALSFYYFILWRLGGIQEKELIFFRDFLMDIRLAITQSVHTLSNYIKH, via the coding sequence TTGCAGGAATACAAAACATTTTTAAAAAAGATAGGGCTTCTGGGCATAACCACAATCCTGGTAAGTTTAAATCCACTTATTTTATTGCCAATTCTTACTCAGAACTTGACAACCCTGGAGTATGGTGTTTGGGTGCAGTACACAATTACTATAACCATAATACCAGCAATAGCAGTTTTAGGGCTTCCTTATACCATGGTCCGATTTTTATCTCCCCATCAAAGTAGGGGGGAAATTCAAGAAGTCTTTTATTCTGTGGGATTTACAGTAGTTCTGGGAAGCCTGCTAATGGCAATTATATTCCTTTTAAGCTCAACTTTCCTGGCAAAAAATCTCTTTAATGGCAACATGTTTGCCGCGGTATTTCTTCCCATCAGCATCTTCTTAAATGGCCTAACCCTTCTGTTTTTTGATTTTTTCCGGACATTCCAGGAAATGAAGAAATATTCCCTGTTTTCATTGGCGCAAGCATACATTGCAGTTATCCTGGTGGCCATACTGGTTCTAACTGGTGGTGGTATCAACAGTGCAATTATGGGCCTGGTTATAAGTCAGTTAATACTCATTTTTGCCATGTATATTTTAATATTAAGGAAGATTGGCTTTAAAATACCTCTTTTTTCTAACTTACGTGAATATCTTAATTTTGGTCTACCCACCATCCCCACTAACCTTTCATTCTGGATATTGGACATCACGGACCGTTATTTAATTGGATTGTTCCTGGGACTGTCCTTTGTCAGTTACTACTCTGCAGCCTACTTGCTGGGTAACATCATTTCCCTTATCATGTCCCCTTTTTATACACTTCTACTTCCTAACCTAGCTTTATATCATGCACAAGGCAGGATAGGAAAGATTAGAACTCTGTTAAATTATTCCATTAAGCTTTTTCTTATACTATCCATTCCACTATTCTTTTTAATATCAATTCTATCCCAACCAATTTTAAAGGTTCTTTCAACTCAGGAGATAGCCTTTGGAGGTTACTTCATAACTCCCATACTTGCTTTAGGTGGTATTTTCTTTGGATTGTATGGGATCATGTCTCAGGTGATTATTTTAGAAAGAAAAACACGTATAACTGGCAATTTATGGATAATATGCGCAGTTTCAAATCTAGTGATGGATATTACCTTTGGATTTTACTGGGGAATAATTGGAATAGCATTAACCTCATTACTGGTATACATATTTGCATTCACCATTACCCTCTATTATTCTTATAACTATATTCGTCCCCACCTTTACGGATGGTTCCTGGTCAAGAGTATTTTTACAGGTACCATGATGAGCCTGATATTAATCATTTTTAATCCTCAAAAACCACTTGATATTATTTTGGCTTCGATTCTTGCACTATCCTTCTACTACTTTATTTTATGGAGGTTAGGTGGAATCCAGGAGAAAGAGTTAATATTTTTCAGAGATTTCCTGATGGATATTCGACTTGCCATTACCCAGTCAGTTCACACTCTCTCAAATTACATTAAACATTAA
- the thsA gene encoding thermosome subunit alpha, whose amino-acid sequence MAQLGQGQGQPIIIMPEGSSRVLGRDAQRMNILAGKVLAETVRTTLGPKGMDKMLVDGLGDIVVTNDGVTILKEMDIEHPAAKMLVEVAKTQEDEVGDGTTTAVIIAGELLKKAENLLDMDIHPTIIAMGYRQAAEKAQEILSVISIDADDRETLMKVAMTAMTGKGTEKAREPLAELVVGAVKQVEDDGEIDQDHIKIEKKDGATIDDSQLVNGVIIDKEPVHPGMPKKMEDARIALLNSAIEVKETEVDAEIRITDPAQMQAFIEQEEQMIKDMVNKIADAGATVLFCQKGIDDLAQHYLAKAGIMAVRRVKKSDMEKLARATGATVVSNIEDLDFEDLGLAGSVAEKKISGEAMIFVEDCKDPKSVTLLIRGSTQHVVDEIERAIEDAIGVVAATIEDGKVVAGGGAAEISIAKGLKEYADTISGREQLAVTAFAEALEVVPKTLAENAGLDSIDALVDLRAAHEKSLYMGLNVFTGDVTDMYRAGVIEPHRVKKQAIQSAAEAAEMILRIDDVIASTGAGKEPDMGGMEGMGGMPGGMPPMM is encoded by the coding sequence GTGGCACAATTAGGACAAGGACAAGGACAACCTATTATTATAATGCCTGAGGGCTCTTCAAGAGTTTTAGGAAGAGATGCTCAGAGAATGAACATATTAGCCGGGAAAGTCTTAGCAGAAACCGTTAGGACAACTCTAGGGCCTAAAGGAATGGACAAAATGCTCGTAGATGGATTAGGTGACATCGTAGTAACCAACGATGGAGTAACCATCCTCAAAGAAATGGACATCGAGCACCCTGCAGCAAAAATGCTGGTGGAAGTAGCCAAAACTCAGGAAGATGAAGTGGGAGACGGAACCACCACTGCAGTGATTATCGCTGGAGAACTACTCAAAAAGGCAGAAAACCTCCTGGACATGGACATTCACCCTACCATAATAGCTATGGGATACAGGCAAGCAGCTGAAAAAGCTCAGGAAATCCTAAGCGTCATATCCATTGATGCAGACGACAGGGAAACCCTCATGAAAGTGGCAATGACCGCCATGACAGGAAAGGGAACCGAAAAAGCACGAGAACCACTAGCAGAACTGGTGGTCGGTGCAGTCAAACAGGTTGAAGATGACGGGGAAATCGACCAAGACCACATCAAAATCGAGAAAAAAGACGGAGCAACCATAGATGACTCCCAACTCGTAAACGGTGTCATAATCGACAAAGAACCAGTACACCCTGGCATGCCTAAAAAGATGGAAGACGCAAGGATCGCATTATTAAACAGTGCCATTGAAGTTAAAGAAACCGAAGTGGACGCTGAAATCCGTATCACTGACCCTGCCCAGATGCAGGCCTTCATTGAACAAGAAGAACAGATGATCAAGGACATGGTTAACAAAATAGCCGATGCCGGAGCAACTGTCCTCTTCTGTCAAAAAGGAATTGACGACCTGGCACAGCACTACCTGGCCAAAGCAGGAATCATGGCAGTGCGCCGAGTCAAAAAATCAGACATGGAAAAACTCGCCCGGGCAACCGGAGCCACTGTAGTTTCCAACATTGAAGACCTAGACTTCGAAGACCTGGGACTGGCTGGATCAGTAGCTGAGAAGAAAATCTCCGGCGAAGCAATGATCTTCGTGGAAGACTGCAAAGACCCAAAATCAGTAACCCTCCTCATCCGCGGTTCAACCCAACACGTGGTAGATGAAATCGAAAGAGCAATCGAAGACGCCATTGGCGTAGTTGCCGCAACCATCGAAGACGGTAAAGTAGTTGCTGGTGGAGGAGCTGCAGAAATCTCCATAGCCAAAGGACTTAAAGAATACGCTGACACCATCAGCGGCCGTGAACAACTAGCTGTTACTGCATTCGCAGAAGCACTGGAAGTAGTACCCAAAACCCTGGCTGAAAACGCAGGACTGGACAGCATTGACGCTCTGGTGGACCTACGCGCAGCCCATGAAAAATCATTATACATGGGACTCAACGTATTCACAGGCGACGTCACCGACATGTACCGTGCCGGAGTCATCGAACCTCACCGAGTCAAAAAACAGGCCATCCAATCCGCAGCAGAAGCCGCAGAAATGATCCTAAGGATCGACGACGTCATTGCATCCACTGGTGCAGGTAAAGAACCTGACATGGGTGGAATGGAAGGAATGGGCGGAATGCCTGGTGGAATGCCACCAATGATGTAA
- the asd gene encoding aspartate-semialdehyde dehydrogenase, translated as MVNVGILGATGMVGQRFIQLLEDHPKFEITALTASQRSAGKKYQDAVTWHMDSPIPEAVRDAVVVDTDPSQVKDVEIVFSALPAENAAIVEPKFAEAGMKVASNASAMRMEPDVPLVIPEVNPEHLDLIEIQQKNRGWDGFIVTNPNCSTIALVLTLKPIYDQYDINRVYVSTMQAVSGAGYNGVPSMAMLDNLVPFIGGEEEKMEAETLHLLGDFDGENVEPATFGVSTSCHRVPVVDGHTEAVFMEMDEEFNLEDIKKSLQTFQALPQKLNLYSAPENPVIVREEENRPQPRMDRMMGKGMAVTVGRLRQDATFPQSLKYVLLGHNTVRGAAGASILNAELISEIM; from the coding sequence ATGGTAAATGTAGGTATTTTAGGAGCAACAGGAATGGTGGGGCAGCGTTTTATACAACTTCTCGAGGATCATCCTAAATTCGAGATAACAGCCCTCACGGCTTCCCAGCGTTCTGCAGGAAAAAAATATCAGGATGCAGTGACCTGGCACATGGACAGTCCCATCCCCGAGGCAGTGCGAGATGCTGTGGTGGTGGACACCGACCCCAGCCAGGTGAAGGATGTGGAGATAGTCTTCTCAGCACTACCTGCAGAAAATGCAGCAATAGTTGAGCCCAAATTCGCCGAAGCAGGCATGAAAGTGGCCTCAAATGCCAGTGCCATGCGCATGGAACCAGATGTACCCCTGGTCATACCAGAGGTAAACCCAGAACACCTGGATCTGATTGAAATTCAGCAGAAAAACAGGGGATGGGATGGATTCATTGTCACCAACCCCAACTGTTCCACCATAGCCCTGGTACTTACCCTGAAACCCATATACGACCAGTACGACATCAACCGTGTATACGTGTCCACCATGCAGGCTGTTTCTGGGGCAGGCTACAATGGAGTTCCCTCAATGGCCATGCTGGACAACCTGGTACCCTTCATTGGGGGGGAAGAGGAAAAAATGGAAGCAGAAACATTGCACCTTCTGGGTGATTTTGATGGTGAGAATGTGGAACCAGCTACATTTGGAGTCAGCACCTCCTGCCATCGAGTACCAGTGGTGGATGGTCACACTGAAGCAGTTTTTATGGAGATGGATGAAGAATTCAACCTGGAAGATATTAAAAAATCTCTGCAAACTTTCCAGGCGCTTCCCCAGAAACTGAATCTTTACTCGGCTCCTGAAAATCCGGTTATTGTCAGGGAAGAGGAAAACAGACCCCAACCACGCATGGACCGTATGATGGGGAAAGGAATGGCAGTTACTGTGGGAAGACTCAGGCAGGATGCAACATTCCCCCAAAGCCTGAAATACGTCCTTTTGGGCCACAACACTGTTAGGGGTGCTGCTGGAGCATCTATACTAAATGCAGAACTTATTTCGGAGATAATGTAG
- a CDS encoding aspartate kinase produces the protein MGIIVAKFGGTSIGDGKRIKKAARAVVKEYMQGQKVVVVVSAINKTTDDILEIVNKSIGDAITEKQMADIISMGEITSVRVFSSTIESLGVKSEYLDPHMELWPVITDSNYLNAKIDFAETEIRSREILKLLDQGVIPVICGFLGKDLEGNITTLGRGGSDITAFLMGHCLQAEEVVIVTDVGGVMSTDPNKLQSAKKLDKISVEEMRDLATHGAQVLHPHALRYKDPKINAKIIGFEHGDLSAPGTEIMGPSKDKMLRSTTLNNEPISVIAVVGEEILTKVGILAELTKTLQDNNINIYGISTGQNSITLFIDKSVADSAHEILHEVVVKNPDMSSLSLGREIAMITVNSQDFIDTPGIITKITAPLRQNKINIVEISSSQTSVVIFVDWNDGKRAYEMVRRVLE, from the coding sequence ATGGGAATAATAGTGGCCAAGTTTGGAGGAACATCCATCGGAGATGGGAAAAGGATCAAAAAAGCAGCCCGTGCAGTGGTTAAAGAGTACATGCAGGGTCAGAAAGTGGTGGTGGTTGTTTCAGCCATCAACAAGACCACCGATGACATTCTGGAAATTGTAAATAAATCCATAGGAGATGCCATAACCGAGAAACAAATGGCAGATATAATCTCCATGGGAGAAATCACCAGTGTAAGGGTATTCTCATCTACCATAGAATCCCTGGGTGTCAAATCAGAATATTTAGATCCTCATATGGAACTTTGGCCAGTTATAACTGACAGCAACTATTTAAATGCTAAAATTGACTTTGCAGAGACAGAGATCCGATCCCGGGAGATATTAAAACTCCTGGATCAGGGAGTGATCCCTGTTATCTGTGGTTTCTTGGGAAAAGATTTAGAAGGTAACATCACCACCCTGGGAAGGGGTGGGAGTGATATAACCGCTTTTCTTATGGGTCACTGCCTCCAGGCAGAAGAGGTGGTAATTGTCACTGATGTAGGTGGAGTGATGTCCACTGATCCCAATAAATTACAGTCCGCCAAGAAACTGGACAAGATCAGTGTGGAAGAAATGAGGGATCTGGCAACCCACGGAGCCCAGGTACTGCATCCTCATGCACTGCGATACAAAGACCCTAAAATAAACGCCAAAATCATAGGATTTGAACACGGTGACCTTTCAGCACCAGGAACAGAGATAATGGGTCCCTCCAAGGATAAAATGTTAAGATCAACCACCCTTAACAATGAACCCATCTCAGTCATTGCGGTGGTTGGTGAAGAGATCCTGACTAAAGTTGGAATCCTGGCTGAACTCACCAAAACCCTGCAGGATAATAATATCAATATTTACGGTATATCCACCGGTCAAAACTCAATAACCCTTTTCATTGATAAATCAGTGGCTGATTCTGCTCATGAAATCCTTCATGAGGTGGTGGTGAAAAACCCGGATATGAGTTCCCTGTCCCTGGGTAGGGAGATCGCCATGATCACCGTTAACAGCCAGGACTTCATTGACACACCGGGTATTATTACCAAAATCACCGCACCTTTACGTCAGAATAAAATAAACATAGTGGAAATTTCATCAAGTCAAACTTCAGTGGTTATATTTGTGGACTGGAATGATGGTAAGAGAGCTTATGAAATGGTAAGGAGAGTCTTGGAATGA